Proteins encoded by one window of Mobula hypostoma chromosome 21, sMobHyp1.1, whole genome shotgun sequence:
- the LOC134359611 gene encoding TNF receptor-associated factor 1-like: MAEYNYRRFEKLDHTADVHTGFENQEAKMNTGMSGKLKTSNEKCEVKGFEVKNHCFFSAVGCRFKGGRSKIQEHEAGSVRQHLNLLMNQLAKLNQTAALANLPPEMSRTLMLLEGEIDKVQLRVKSLQNDHQIKEICKELQEFCKRLEATEQCATIVETKFAAFEEKVTSVPKKINKFSRTVATLSRQTESNEQVFTNVENKVAILESRLDQTEQAIQGCTAKIMALETMTHCGLFIWKIPQITRRLQEAIDGIRPYLDSSEFYFSTYSYKMCLRIYLNGHEDTKGTHISLYYILLKGQYDALTQWPFKENVKLAILNPRDRHQSILKMCTPSSQDPALQRPVERMNAPRGFSMFVTVSEFNQFISECVDNDEMFVGAEIVPAGRPQESIQ, encoded by the exons GATCACACAGCAGATGTGCACACAGGATTCGAGAATCAGGAAGCAAAGATGAATACGGGGATGTCAGGAAAGTTGAAAACATCAAATGAGAAG TGTGAAGTCAAAGGGTTCGAAGTGAAGAACCACTGCTTCTTCAGCGCAGTCGGCTGCAGGTTCAAG GGAGGAAGATCAAAGATTCAGGAACATGAAGCTGGATCTGTGAGACAACACCTTAACCTTCTAATGAATCAACTTGCAAAGCTCAACCAGACAGCAGCCCTTGCAAACTTGCCACCAGAAATGTCAAGAACTTTAATGctgctggaaggagaaatcgataaaGTACAACTGAGGGTCAAATCTCTCCAGAACGATCACCAAATAAAGGAAATCTGCAAAGAACTGCAAGAATTCTGCAAGCGCCTGGAAGCAACAGAACAGTGTGCAACAATTGTTGAGACCAAGTTCGCTGCCTTTGAAGAGAAAGTGACATCTGTGCCAAAGAAGATTAACAAATTCTCAAGGACTGTAGCTACTTTGAGTAGACAGACAGAGAGCAATGAGCAAGTATTTACTAATGTAGAAAATAAG GTGGCAATCCTCGAGTCGAGACTGGATCAAACAGAGCAGGCGATACAAGGCTGTACTGCAAAAATCATGGCACTGGAAACCATGACACACTGCGGCCTGTTCATCTGGAAAATCCCACAAATCACAAGAAGGCTGCAAGAAGCCATTGATGGAATAAGGCCTTACTTGGATTCCAGTG AATTTTACTTCTCCACATATAGTTATAAGATGTGTCTACGAATCTACCTGAATGGCCATGAAGACACGAAGGGAACGCACATTTCACTTTATTATATTTTACTCAAAGGACAATATGACGCCTTGACTCAGTGGCCTTTTAAAGAAAAT GTGAAACTTGCTATACTAAATCCAAGGGATCGACACCAGTCCATTCTGAAGATGTGCACTCCAAGTAGCCAGGATCCAGCTTTACAAAGGCCTGTGGAAAGAATGAACGCACCGCGCGGTTTCTCCATGTTTGTGACAGTGTCTGAATTCAATCAGTTCATCTCCGAGTGTGTGGACAATGATGAAATGTTTGTAGGTGCAGAGATTGTCCCTGCAGGCAGACCACAGGAATCTATACAGTAG